From the Lathyrus oleraceus cultivar Zhongwan6 chromosome 3, CAAS_Psat_ZW6_1.0, whole genome shotgun sequence genome, the window GTCGATGGCAAAAGGAAGGATCATTTGGATACGTCCGAGTTAGATTCTTTGAATGAGCCCTTGTTGGGGGGTGATGATTATATTGAGAACAAGAAGGTttggaattgttgttgttttgattTGGGGAGTAAGGGATAAGTTTATTTTGTTTTGTCtgattttatgttttttttaattttttatgttaTGTTTATCTGTTATGAAGATATGTACACTTGAAGATTTGTGGGATGATGAGAGGAAGAAGGCGCAAATTCATTGGACATTCTTGTTTTCAAACCTTATCGCGCAATGGGCACAGTGGTTAGGTATGTGTTCGATGGTTTGGCTTGCCATAAATTTTTATGCTTGACAGTATTGATAATTATTGAATAGTGCATTGTTTCGTTATTATTATCTAGTGAAAAGCAATGTTGGACTGTTTTTCAGTTCTTACATTCTATGCTAGCTGATTGTGGACTTATTTTCCATTAGTGATAGTTATGGAGTGAATAAAATCGGATTCCAAGTGATTTGTCAGGAAAGTTGATGATCTATTTTTCCTCTGAATTTCTCAGTTCATACATTCTATGCTAGAGGATTGTCGACATATTTTCCATTTGTGATAATTATGGAGCGAATAAAACTCTATTCCAATTTCCAAATGATTTGTCAGGAAAGTTGATGATCTATTTTTCCTATGAATCTGAAATCTCACGTTTAGAGTGGTGGCTAAAAGAACCAGTTGTAGAATTTGCAATATCGAGCACTTCTTTTGTAGCTTATGAGTATTAGTTGACTGAATTGATGGAGCTGTGCATATCAATTTTGAATATGAATCACAGATTGACTCTCAATTCATTTTGCGAATGAATTGCAACTTACCGCTAAATTTTGTTTATTCAGCTACATTTTTTTGTCATTTTGATTTAGGAACTAATCATGGATTGTTTTGAAGTTCGTGTATGTATCTTACAGTTCATGACAAGATTTGATTCACGAATTCCTGATTTGATAATCATGTTTACACTCTTTGGAGTTTGTTGTTTTTGTAAATAGATGGATTTACTATCACAAAGATTGCTTATATATTATTTTCATTTCTCAAAGTATCATTTATAGAGTTGGGGGAAAATTGGGTTCTTATGTATGTTTTATATCTATGTTTTCCTCATTGTTGACTGGTgtacaaataaaaagaaaatgcAAATTGCATGATTTTAGTTGTGATTATCTGACATGTAATCAATCATTTCATATTGCCTTTGCAGCGAACGTTGTAATCGGGTCTGGGTCTCTTCTTGGTCGTCTTTTATCTCTTCCTTCTAACGCTCTTTACTTGCAAAATAATAGGATGCTGCCTCCACCTCTTAGCCCTGTGCAGGTATGTATTGTGATATCTTATTTAAATTCTTATAAGTGTGTTTTGACCAAAATCAAGTAACCAACTTCAACCTTAAGTTGAATTGGTGCCCGGGGAAATTCTGATTTTTGATAATAAAAACACTAGATAGGATATTATATCACTGGATTTAGTTTGATATTGCCACACAGTTTCTTGAATAGGTGGGTAATGGATAATAAAAACACCTGGTAGGATATTATCACTGTGTCATGTTTTGCAAGGCATACATGGGTAATGGATATTTCATTGGAATTTGATGATATTGATAAGTATTGGTTGCATTGTTCTATATCCATCAAAGTACACGTTGTTTTCTTCCTTATTAATTAAAGATCTCGTGAGATTATAAaaattgtgggaattataaatGAAAAAGTCATCTGAACAATCAATTTTAATCAAATGATTGTAAGTAAATGTTCTCATTTCTCAGACAATAATTCTCACTGACTGTATGCTTTTGTGTTTTCAACTTTCAGTAATCTGCTACATGTGGTTATGTCATATTTATTCATATTTCTTTCTTTCTTAGGAAGAAAGACTAAGAAACTTACGGCAACGGCTTGAAGTCCCTTTTGATGGTTCTAAAACAGAGCACCAAGTATGTATTTAATGTTTTTCCCACCTAATCACATGACTGATTTTTCTTTCTTGTTTGTTCAATCCTGCTGTCGTTTTCATATGCACCTCTTGATACCATTTTGTTATACTGATGTTCTATTTTGCTCTGCAATCTATATGCATGCTTAATGAACAATCTGATTTTTTTGGATCTGGAATGTGTGTGTGATAACTGCTCAACTTGCAAATACTGGTTTATGGGGATTGATAAACCGTTTGTAAATTGAGTTTCCTTACATGGATGAATTAACAGGTGGCCAAGAAAGTTGCTCTACATGTATATACAGCGCATATATCTAATTTATCCATAGCATGCTTTTGAGAGTCTATAATACAATAGTTGAAAATAAACTTGTAActaacattttattttattttgataaagGATTACATTTTCAAATCTCTTTTTTGTTGTTGTTGCAGGAAGCTCTTTTACTATTGTGGAGATTGGCTTATCCCGACAGGGAGCTTCCTTCACTTAAATCAGATGTTTGGAAGGAAATGGGATGGCAAGGTTCAGACCCATCAACAGATTTTAGGTGCGTGGTCAAAAGCTATATGTATTGCTCTAACGAGATGGGGTAGGGGCCTGAATATGAATAGGGTTTTAGTCGGCTATAGGTCAGAGACTCAAAGTATTACTAGACTATTACGTAAGGATTCATTGACTTAATAATGGGTGGTGACTTAAAATACTCTGATCCTTATTGGTTAGACATGCATCTACATGTTTTAATGGTTATGTTTTTTGATTCTTAGGGGTTGCTTTTGTTAGATTATATAAAAATATGTGTTAGCATCCCAATCTCCAAAGTATTCTCTCTAAATATTTTGGCAATCCTCACCCTTTCATTGCAAATACATATCAACATCTCAAAATTATGAGAGTTCATAAGAATTTATTACCATGGTTTGCAGGGGTGGAGGATTTATATCATTAGAGAACCTCATCTTTTTCGCGCAGAAGTATCCAGTAAGTTTCTTCTACCATAATTGCATTTATATTTAAATTCTACATAATCTGTTAAATTATTAAGTGGGTGATTTTAATTAGTCTAGCACATTTCTACCTGGCAATGTCATAGGCTTCATTCCAGCGATTGTTGCTTAAACAAGATGGAGTCAGAGCAGAGTGGGAATATCCATTTGCAGTAGCTGGAATCAATATTTCATTTATGTTGGTGCAGATGCTGGATCTTCAATCAGGTAACTTGAATTCTCTTGAGGACAAATTCAGTGGTTGTAATTATTATATTATGGTGACAAGGTGGTTTTGAGACGCGTAATACTTAAACAGATACCATAAAATATTGTCATATCACGCCACACTCATAGATTATGTTTGGATTTCCGTTGCAAACTACGCTAGAGTCCAAAAGTATGTTTTGCTTCTTGGGAACTATTATCATTATTAATAGGGGTTTCCTAATCTGCAGCAAGTGTTGATATATCTTCAATACTCACCTCATGTTTCACGTGTAATCATCTGATGATGAACTATTCTATTCTTCTTGCAGTTCATCCATCTTCTTTGCCAGGAATCTATTTTCTACGGCTGCTTGAGGAGGATGAAATGGCATTTGATATCCTTTTCTGCATCGCCTTTCAAATGATGGATGCTCAGTGGCTAGCAAAGCGTGCTACATATATGGAATTTAACGTAATATATCATTAAAAATTGTGTTTGCTCACTGATTAGTTAATTTATCATTGTTCTTAGACAGTGTTCTTATTGCTTTAAGCTTTTGCTTTTGTCTTTAGGATGTTTTGAAGTCAACAAGAACGCAGTTAGAGCGGGAGCTTGCTCTTGAAGACATCTCCAGTATAAAAGATTTACCTGCTCACAACATGTTGTGATGATTAGTGATCATTTTAGTTCAACATTTCTCTCTTCCATTTTGTAGCTAGAGAATGTTACATTAAATGTATCTAAAGTATTTGTGATTCTATCTCTGAATAGAAACATGAAAATCATAAGTGAAAGTGGGATCCCAAATATCAGATTAATCTTTCTGTTGATTTCCATCACAGCTTGTATTTAAGCATTTATTAGTAGCATTCAGGAAATTGTTTATAATAATACCAAAAAAAAGGGTCAATCATATTTTGTAAGGCacaattttatttattttttgaatGTGACATCCAATCTATGTTGAAGGGTGGAGAAAGCTTTTacaataaacaaacaaattagaaaataaataaataatagaaGAATATGGTAATATGTTCA encodes:
- the LOC127126551 gene encoding uncharacterized protein LOC127126551; translated protein: MSSRTLRRRLHHGDVDGKRKDHLDTSELDSLNEPLLGGDDYIENKKICTLEDLWDDERKKAQIHWTFLFSNLIAQWAQWLANVVIGSGSLLGRLLSLPSNALYLQNNRMLPPPLSPVQEERLRNLRQRLEVPFDGSKTEHQEALLLLWRLAYPDRELPSLKSDVWKEMGWQGSDPSTDFRGGGFISLENLIFFAQKYPASFQRLLLKQDGVRAEWEYPFAVAGINISFMLVQMLDLQSVHPSSLPGIYFLRLLEEDEMAFDILFCIAFQMMDAQWLAKRATYMEFNDVLKSTRTQLERELALEDISSIKDLPAHNML